In a single window of the Blastopirellula retiformator genome:
- a CDS encoding efflux RND transporter periplasmic adaptor subunit: MTKKRAGESWLNKWTILAAVVVALVGGWLAFGQASGVPVETVRPTQGPIAQYVDEQGKTRLPRTYEITMPLAGRIEAITLEPGDPVRKGETVARLVQSDLRNDLDEAEAAVERLTASIAENADTTVEATSKTQASHFVESMKSTVEAAKSRMVAGQSRVDYANTFLGRVEQLIPSRAKTEVELDQAQLRKVEADTDYQQDVLIYQAMKSIDSATMLLPTLVQQYIDRKDLTIAVLKQEKAEAEARLRQAKTNVERSTMTSPIDGVILERSIVNEQQLPAGAALLTIGDLQQLEVEADLLSQNAVNLKAGSRALIYGAAVGRTPEDGLEGVIERIRPAGFTKRSSLGVDQQRVRVIIRLRDGELEKVAAERTLGVDYRVQVRAIEEEKNSALTIPRACLFRAADGSWQVMAVRDGVARLVQVEVGLINDRLAEITANLAADDFVILAPESSLHDGDPVRGISGK, translated from the coding sequence ATGACGAAGAAACGGGCCGGCGAAAGCTGGCTGAACAAATGGACGATTCTGGCGGCCGTCGTCGTCGCGCTGGTTGGCGGCTGGCTCGCCTTTGGCCAAGCGTCCGGCGTGCCGGTCGAAACGGTTCGCCCGACGCAAGGCCCGATCGCGCAGTACGTCGACGAGCAGGGGAAGACGCGCCTGCCGCGGACCTACGAGATCACCATGCCGCTGGCCGGGCGGATCGAGGCGATCACGCTCGAGCCGGGCGATCCGGTGCGGAAAGGAGAGACAGTCGCCCGACTGGTGCAAAGCGACTTGCGCAATGACCTGGACGAAGCGGAAGCGGCGGTAGAGCGGCTGACCGCTTCGATCGCCGAAAACGCCGACACGACGGTCGAAGCTACCAGCAAAACCCAGGCGTCGCACTTCGTCGAGTCGATGAAGTCGACCGTCGAAGCGGCCAAGTCGCGGATGGTCGCCGGTCAGTCGCGCGTCGACTACGCCAACACCTTCCTCGGTCGGGTCGAACAACTGATTCCCTCGCGGGCCAAGACCGAAGTCGAACTCGATCAGGCGCAGCTCCGTAAAGTGGAAGCCGATACCGACTACCAGCAAGACGTGTTGATCTACCAGGCGATGAAGTCAATCGACTCCGCCACGATGCTCTTGCCGACGTTGGTACAGCAGTACATCGACCGTAAAGACCTGACGATCGCCGTCCTCAAGCAGGAAAAGGCGGAGGCCGAAGCGCGGCTGCGGCAGGCGAAGACCAACGTCGAGCGGAGCACGATGACCAGTCCGATCGACGGCGTCATCCTGGAGCGATCGATCGTCAACGAACAGCAACTTCCCGCCGGCGCCGCGCTGCTGACGATTGGCGACCTGCAGCAACTGGAAGTCGAAGCCGATCTGCTCAGTCAAAACGCCGTCAATTTGAAGGCTGGCTCGCGGGCCCTGATCTACGGCGCCGCCGTCGGCCGCACGCCGGAAGATGGCCTGGAAGGCGTGATCGAGCGAATCCGCCCCGCCGGGTTTACCAAACGCAGTTCGCTCGGCGTCGATCAGCAGCGGGTCCGCGTCATCATTCGTCTGCGTGACGGCGAACTCGAGAAGGTCGCCGCCGAGCGCACGCTGGGTGTCGACTATCGCGTCCAGGTCCGCGCGATCGAGGAAGAAAAAAATAGTGCGTTGACGATTCCCCGCGCTTGTCTGTTTCGCGCCGCCGACGGCAGTTGGCAAGTGATGGCGGTACGCGACGGCGTCGCCCGGTTGGTCCAGGTCGAAGTTGGCCTGATCAATGATCGCCTGGCCGAAATCACCGCCAACCTGGCGGCAGACGACTTCGTGATCCTGGCGCCGGAGTCGAGCCTGCACGATGGCGACCCGGTACGGGGGATCAGCGGGAAATAA
- a CDS encoding ABC transporter ATP-binding protein — protein METDSATQPERPAIVQLDHVGRVFTMGEVKVEVLRDFCLDIYEGEFLAVVGPSGSGKSTILNLVGGLDQPTSGQILFRGEDLTSATNRRLTSYRRDHVGFVFQFYNLAPNLTARENVLTATEIVRDPADVDEVLEMVGLTERADHFPAQLSGGEQQRVAIARAVAKNPSLLLCDEPTGALDYATGIKALRLLVDVNRRMGTTIVLITHNSAIAETANRVVHLRSGQISEMVVNEHPIAPEEVTW, from the coding sequence ATGGAAACTGATTCCGCTACCCAGCCAGAACGCCCGGCCATCGTCCAGCTCGACCATGTCGGCCGCGTCTTCACCATGGGCGAGGTGAAGGTCGAAGTGCTGCGCGACTTCTGCCTCGACATCTACGAAGGGGAGTTCCTGGCGGTCGTCGGCCCTAGCGGTAGCGGCAAGTCGACCATCCTGAACCTGGTCGGCGGGCTCGATCAGCCCACATCCGGCCAGATCCTCTTTCGGGGCGAAGATCTCACCTCGGCGACCAATCGCCGTTTAACGTCGTATCGCCGCGATCATGTCGGGTTCGTCTTTCAGTTCTACAACCTGGCGCCCAACCTGACCGCCCGCGAAAACGTGCTGACCGCCACCGAGATCGTCCGCGATCCGGCCGACGTCGACGAGGTGCTGGAGATGGTCGGGTTGACCGAGCGGGCCGATCACTTTCCGGCTCAACTCTCCGGCGGAGAACAACAACGGGTCGCCATCGCCCGGGCAGTCGCCAAAAACCCCAGCTTGCTTCTCTGCGACGAGCCGACCGGGGCGCTCGACTATGCGACCGGCATCAAGGCGCTCCGGCTGTTGGTCGACGTCAATCGGCGGATGGGGACCACCATCGTCTTGATCACGCACAACAGCGCCATCGCCGAGACCGCCAATCGCGTCGTTCACCTCCGCAGCGGGCAAATCAGCGAGATGGTCGTCAACGAGCATCCCATCGCGCCCGAAGAGGTGACCTGGTGA
- a CDS encoding type VI secretion protein IcmF/TssM N-terminal domain-containing protein, with protein MLMKILSSMWKGLASLGNLITAPVAATARARGTARLLLWLVHGLAIVGILIGLWFLNDYLELEKSVRFPSAFVRSTWLPLLFLLGYALGWQVWWMMRLIRQRVSVSPYPDLDQAWTEATEQLMRNSVSLENEPLFLVLGQTAAGDANFCGSAGLSLTQPPTPRGADAPLRVWADERGVFVSFRGASLLGLQATRLQEMARAAEEASPMEVIATGGEPANAPVYADFLNAEPRDVAVMPTKKQKVESTAASAESTLDEAESNLALAFAEPSAAAKVRIAQRPEVKATVEISKEEVDEALDRLDYVIDLIRHARAPYCTHNGVIVLVPGDATENLAVAQQTAVLMQHDLQQVRQASEVAGPVTAIFCDAEQIGGCDELLRRFPEEHRRRRFGAELPNIPAADFSNIKEILRRGVQWVNRSLASALAYRIFAQRDSFHGDQRREIESNRMLYQFVSSLDRRSDAILRILTRGLYPEHHGDWIPSGWYLAATGSDPLTEQGFLPGVMTLVFGAQNYVSWTEDARRRDRMRNWLTIFGYAGVGVAVLTLAIVAVTQL; from the coding sequence ATGTTGATGAAGATTTTGAGTTCGATGTGGAAGGGCCTGGCGAGTCTGGGCAACCTGATCACTGCTCCGGTCGCCGCGACGGCTCGCGCTCGAGGAACGGCCCGGCTGTTGCTTTGGCTGGTGCACGGGTTGGCGATTGTCGGCATCCTGATCGGGCTCTGGTTCTTGAACGATTACCTGGAACTCGAAAAATCGGTCCGCTTTCCCTCGGCCTTCGTTCGCTCGACCTGGCTGCCGCTGTTGTTCTTGCTGGGCTATGCGCTTGGTTGGCAGGTCTGGTGGATGATGCGGCTGATTCGCCAGCGAGTCAGCGTCTCCCCCTACCCCGATCTGGATCAGGCCTGGACCGAAGCGACCGAACAATTGATGCGCAACAGCGTGTCGCTCGAAAATGAACCGCTGTTTCTGGTGCTCGGACAAACGGCTGCCGGCGACGCCAACTTCTGCGGCTCGGCCGGGCTGTCGCTGACGCAACCGCCAACTCCCCGCGGCGCCGACGCACCTTTGCGCGTTTGGGCTGACGAACGAGGCGTCTTCGTTTCGTTCCGCGGCGCCTCGCTGCTCGGACTGCAGGCGACGCGCTTGCAGGAAATGGCGCGAGCGGCGGAAGAAGCGAGTCCGATGGAAGTGATCGCGACCGGCGGCGAGCCTGCCAATGCTCCGGTTTACGCCGACTTTCTGAACGCCGAGCCGCGCGACGTCGCCGTGATGCCGACCAAGAAGCAAAAGGTGGAATCGACCGCCGCTTCGGCCGAATCGACGCTCGACGAGGCGGAGTCGAACCTGGCGCTCGCCTTTGCCGAGCCTTCGGCGGCCGCCAAAGTTCGGATCGCGCAGCGACCCGAAGTGAAGGCGACCGTTGAGATCTCCAAAGAAGAGGTCGACGAAGCGCTCGATCGGCTGGATTATGTCATTGACCTGATTCGCCATGCCCGGGCGCCCTATTGCACGCACAACGGCGTGATCGTGCTGGTCCCCGGCGATGCAACCGAAAACCTGGCGGTAGCGCAGCAAACGGCCGTCTTGATGCAGCATGACCTACAACAAGTTCGCCAGGCGAGCGAAGTGGCTGGGCCGGTGACCGCGATCTTCTGCGACGCCGAGCAGATCGGCGGTTGCGACGAACTTCTGCGTCGTTTTCCCGAAGAGCATCGCCGTCGTCGGTTTGGGGCCGAATTGCCGAACATCCCGGCGGCCGACTTCAGCAATATCAAAGAGATTTTGCGCCGCGGCGTGCAGTGGGTGAATCGCTCGCTGGCGTCAGCGCTCGCCTACCGCATTTTCGCCCAACGCGATTCGTTCCATGGCGATCAGCGCCGCGAGATCGAGAGCAACCGCATGCTGTACCAATTCGTCAGTTCGCTCGATCGGCGCAGCGATGCGATCTTGCGGATCTTGACCCGCGGGCTCTACCCAGAGCATCACGGCGACTGGATCCCGTCAGGCTGGTACCTGGCGGCGACCGGCAGCGATCCGCTGACCGAGCAAGGGTTTCTGCCGGGCGTGATGACGCTGGTGTTTGGTGCCCAGAATTACGTCAGCTGGACCGAAGACGCCCGGCGTCGCGATCGGATGCGGAACTGGTTGACGATCTTCGGTTACGCAGGCGTCGGCGTCGCGGTACTGACGCTAGCGATCGTGGCGGTGACCCAGTTATAA
- a CDS encoding GNAT family N-acetyltransferase — MPLTVEPVVTRRQQKQFMQLAWDLYRGDPNWVPPLRQTQKEMLNFDPDPFYEHNEIQCFLALRDGKPVGRVAAIINNGHIERYKERRGFFGFFESVNEQEVANALFDAARAWLKEHDILLVRGPTNPSLNHECGLLIDGFDSMPTFMMTYNHPYYPDLIEGYGFRKTEDLFAFWGDLSMLETLDPKLKFVVDEAKRRFNPVLRPIDRKNFKQEIRMFLDIYNKSLVATWGFVPMSSAEIDHMAAGLKHLLVPELTTVCEIEGRPVGAVFGLLDYNPIIKKIDGRLFPFGFLRLLWGKKSLKRVRLISTNVLPEFQRWGIGLVLLERLIPDGLKWGMEEAEFSWVLESNHLSRATLERGNAKKVKSYRIYDYAPTEPVQEEKK, encoded by the coding sequence ATGCCGCTCACCGTCGAACCAGTCGTAACGCGACGCCAGCAGAAGCAATTCATGCAACTCGCATGGGACCTCTATCGAGGGGACCCCAACTGGGTGCCGCCGCTGCGGCAGACGCAAAAGGAAATGCTGAACTTCGATCCCGACCCGTTTTATGAACACAACGAGATCCAATGCTTCTTGGCGCTGCGGGATGGCAAACCGGTTGGACGCGTCGCGGCGATCATCAATAACGGGCACATCGAGCGTTACAAAGAGCGACGCGGCTTCTTCGGCTTTTTCGAATCGGTCAACGAGCAGGAAGTCGCAAACGCCTTGTTTGACGCCGCTCGCGCGTGGCTCAAAGAGCATGACATTCTGCTGGTTCGCGGACCGACCAACCCTTCGCTGAACCACGAGTGCGGACTGCTGATCGACGGCTTCGATTCGATGCCGACCTTCATGATGACCTACAACCATCCGTACTACCCCGACCTGATCGAAGGGTACGGCTTCCGCAAGACGGAGGACTTGTTCGCCTTCTGGGGTGATCTCAGCATGCTGGAGACGCTCGACCCCAAGCTGAAGTTCGTCGTCGACGAAGCCAAGCGACGTTTCAATCCGGTGTTGCGGCCGATCGACCGGAAGAACTTCAAGCAAGAGATCCGGATGTTCCTCGACATCTACAACAAGTCGCTGGTGGCGACTTGGGGCTTCGTGCCGATGTCGAGCGCCGAGATCGATCATATGGCGGCCGGTTTGAAACACCTGCTGGTGCCGGAGCTGACGACCGTCTGCGAGATTGAAGGGCGACCGGTCGGCGCCGTCTTCGGCCTGCTCGACTACAACCCGATCATCAAGAAAATCGACGGCCGCCTCTTCCCGTTCGGCTTCTTGCGTCTGCTGTGGGGCAAGAAAAGCTTGAAGCGGGTTCGCTTGATCAGCACCAACGTCTTGCCCGAGTTTCAGCGATGGGGCATTGGCCTGGTGCTCTTGGAACGCCTGATTCCGGATGGTCTGAAATGGGGCATGGAAGAAGCCGAATTCTCGTGGGTGCTGGAAAGCAATCATCTTTCGCGAGCCACGCTGGAGCGCGGCAACGCGAAGAAGGTGAAGTCGTATCGGATCTACGATTACGCCCCGACCGAACCGGTCCAAGAAGAAAAGAAATAG
- a CDS encoding ABC transporter permease, protein MLDRKLARDLLQSRGLLLAIVSIMTLGIGLFVGMQSTYHSLSEAKQRYYANCRVADFWVDLKKLPLAEVDAVRRMEGIRQLQPRIQFAATVDLDNRVKPLNGLVIAMPERRQPVLNDVMMVRGSYFTGRRENEVVINDKFAAANRISPGDWIHLLMNDRRQEFFVVGTAISAEFTYLLGPGALTPDPENFGVFYVPQRFAEDAYDFSGAANQLVGAVAPETNLDRLLDDIELELDPYGVFSATPLKDYTSNYYISNEIEQLATFATFLPSVFLAVAALVLNVLMTRLARQQRVVVGTFKAIGYSDWTLFLHFLKYGAAVGIAGAIGGSALGMLLTQGMTAQYQTLFQFPDLRAEFFLGTHLTGLAVSLVCSILGSLYGARSMLILKPVEAMRSEPPKHSGRIWLEHFPWIWNQLSSPWRAALRGMMRNRVRTGVAIFASMTGASILVAGLMMYEATDYFIRVQFEEIIRSDVDLSFKEVVDQAAINELRRLPGADLAEPTFNVACTLENGVHKKRSGVLGIIPSASLTSPRNQAGEPIKVPEVGLTLDRQLAEILDVGRGDLLVLRPVQGDQTPKTVPVAQICDGMFGLSCYADIHYLNQLRGEEFAASGAQLKVNPAPGKIDQLYRELKRMPAIESVNARIDMIRNMRDTFVQAQLVMIFSIVLFAGIIFFGSVLNATLINLSEREREAATLGAIGYTRWEIGAMFLRESMLANVIGTLLGFPLGYQLVVLMTYTIDKDLVRFPVVTATWIYVAGCVASVSFALLAHAVVQRRINTMNLLDALQVKE, encoded by the coding sequence ATGCTTGATCGCAAACTTGCCCGGGACCTGCTGCAATCGCGGGGTCTGCTGTTAGCGATCGTCAGCATCATGACGCTGGGCATCGGCCTGTTCGTCGGCATGCAGTCGACCTACCACAGTCTCAGCGAAGCGAAACAACGCTATTACGCCAACTGCCGGGTCGCCGACTTTTGGGTCGACCTGAAGAAGCTGCCGCTGGCCGAAGTTGACGCCGTCCGCCGGATGGAAGGAATTCGGCAGTTGCAGCCGCGGATCCAGTTCGCCGCGACGGTCGATCTCGACAATCGCGTCAAACCGCTCAACGGCCTGGTGATCGCCATGCCCGAGCGGCGGCAACCGGTCTTGAACGACGTCATGATGGTCCGGGGAAGCTATTTCACCGGGCGGCGTGAGAACGAAGTGGTGATCAACGACAAGTTCGCCGCCGCCAATCGAATCTCGCCCGGCGACTGGATCCATCTGCTGATGAACGACCGCCGCCAAGAGTTTTTTGTTGTCGGCACGGCGATCAGCGCCGAGTTCACCTATCTGCTGGGCCCGGGCGCATTAACGCCCGACCCCGAGAACTTCGGCGTCTTTTACGTCCCCCAGCGATTCGCCGAAGACGCCTACGACTTTTCCGGCGCCGCCAATCAGTTGGTGGGCGCTGTCGCGCCGGAGACCAATCTCGATCGCCTGCTGGACGATATCGAACTGGAGCTTGATCCGTACGGCGTTTTCTCGGCGACGCCGCTGAAAGACTACACCTCGAACTACTATATCTCGAACGAGATCGAACAGCTGGCGACCTTCGCGACGTTCTTGCCCTCGGTGTTTCTCGCGGTCGCCGCGCTGGTGCTGAACGTCTTAATGACGCGACTTGCCCGGCAACAGCGGGTTGTCGTCGGCACGTTTAAGGCGATCGGCTACAGCGACTGGACGTTGTTCCTCCACTTTTTGAAGTATGGCGCCGCGGTCGGCATTGCTGGGGCGATTGGCGGATCGGCGCTCGGGATGTTGCTGACGCAAGGAATGACGGCGCAGTACCAAACGCTGTTTCAGTTTCCCGATCTGCGGGCCGAGTTTTTCCTCGGTACGCATTTGACCGGCCTGGCGGTCAGCTTGGTTTGCTCGATCCTCGGTTCGCTGTACGGCGCCCGCTCGATGCTGATTTTGAAACCGGTAGAAGCGATGCGGAGCGAACCGCCGAAACACTCCGGCCGCATCTGGCTCGAGCATTTCCCCTGGATCTGGAACCAGCTTTCGTCGCCCTGGCGGGCCGCCTTGCGCGGCATGATGCGCAATCGCGTCCGAACCGGCGTGGCGATCTTCGCGTCGATGACCGGCGCTTCGATCCTGGTCGCCGGATTGATGATGTACGAAGCGACCGACTATTTCATCCGCGTTCAATTTGAAGAGATCATTCGCAGCGACGTCGATCTCTCGTTCAAAGAGGTGGTCGATCAAGCGGCGATCAACGAACTGCGACGGTTGCCCGGAGCCGATCTGGCCGAGCCGACGTTTAATGTCGCCTGTACGCTGGAGAACGGCGTTCATAAGAAACGGAGCGGAGTGCTGGGGATCATCCCTAGCGCAAGTCTGACGTCTCCCCGCAATCAAGCCGGCGAGCCGATCAAAGTGCCGGAAGTTGGTCTGACGCTCGATCGCCAATTGGCCGAGATCCTCGACGTCGGTCGCGGCGACTTGCTGGTCTTGCGGCCCGTGCAGGGAGATCAAACGCCCAAGACCGTTCCGGTCGCCCAGATCTGCGACGGGATGTTCGGACTCAGCTGCTATGCCGACATCCACTATCTCAATCAGCTTCGGGGCGAAGAGTTCGCCGCCAGCGGCGCTCAATTGAAAGTCAATCCAGCCCCCGGCAAGATCGATCAGCTTTATCGAGAACTGAAGCGAATGCCGGCGATCGAATCGGTGAACGCTCGGATCGATATGATTCGGAACATGCGAGACACGTTCGTTCAGGCGCAGCTGGTCATGATCTTCTCGATCGTCCTGTTCGCCGGCATTATTTTTTTCGGCAGCGTCCTGAACGCCACGCTGATTAACCTGTCAGAGCGAGAGCGCGAGGCGGCGACCTTGGGGGCGATCGGGTACACGCGATGGGAGATCGGCGCCATGTTCTTGCGCGAAAGCATGCTGGCCAACGTGATCGGCACGCTGCTCGGTTTTCCACTCGGCTATCAGCTGGTCGTGCTCATGACCTATACGATTGATAAAGACCTGGTTCGATTTCCGGTGGTGACGGCGACCTGGATCTATGTCGCAGGCTGCGTCGCCTCGGTCTCGTTCGCGTTGCTGGCCCATGCGGTGGTGCAGCGGCGGATCAACACCATGAATCTGCTTGACGCGCTTCAAGTGAAGGAATAG
- the tig gene encoding trigger factor, with translation MTSPDETTAVEAEQTEEPKKLSLEVKVESPSSCQRHVTVTVANDDVERYFDKAFDDMAPTAAVPGFRPGHAPRKLVEKRFRKEVANQVKGSLLMDSMAQASDEQNFSAISEPDFKFDAVELPEDGSPLTFEFDIEVRPEFDLPKWKGLDLDKPIKSFEKEDIDKHLAKVLERYSEVAPVEGPAQADDYLTLNIVSKLDGKEIASAEEVSVRLRDTLSFQDANWEGFGEALTGAKAGDKKTGKATVSDEVDNEELKGKELDLEVEVLEVKRLELPEMDAEFLKKIGNFDSEGDLRDVVKADMERQFSLHQEKSLRGAITEQLTKDAEWDLPPALLRRQANREVERAILELRSYGFDDEMIRGYENTLRQNSLQSTEKALKEHFILERIAEEESVEDAPADYEREIMQIAAQRNQSPRSVRAYLEKQGLMDTLRNQIIERKVIELISGEAKFTEVPADADAPASVAPVEFAISGAPAEGGIPDAQEEEGEDA, from the coding sequence ATGACGTCACCGGATGAAACCACGGCGGTCGAAGCCGAGCAAACCGAAGAGCCGAAAAAACTGTCGCTGGAAGTGAAGGTCGAAAGCCCCAGCTCCTGCCAACGTCACGTGACGGTGACCGTCGCCAACGACGACGTCGAACGCTACTTCGACAAGGCGTTTGACGACATGGCCCCGACGGCGGCCGTTCCCGGTTTCCGCCCGGGTCACGCTCCGCGTAAGCTGGTCGAAAAGCGTTTCCGCAAGGAAGTCGCTAACCAGGTCAAGGGTTCGTTGCTCATGGACAGCATGGCCCAGGCCAGCGACGAGCAAAACTTCTCGGCGATCAGCGAACCCGACTTCAAGTTCGACGCCGTCGAACTGCCCGAAGACGGCAGCCCGCTGACCTTCGAATTCGACATCGAAGTTCGTCCCGAGTTCGATCTTCCCAAGTGGAAAGGTCTGGACCTGGACAAGCCGATCAAGTCGTTCGAGAAGGAAGACATCGACAAGCATCTGGCCAAGGTGCTGGAGCGATACAGCGAAGTCGCCCCGGTCGAAGGCCCGGCTCAAGCCGACGATTACCTGACGCTGAACATCGTCAGCAAGCTGGACGGCAAAGAAATCGCCAGCGCCGAAGAAGTCAGCGTTCGCCTGCGTGACACGCTCAGCTTCCAAGACGCCAACTGGGAAGGCTTCGGCGAAGCCCTCACCGGCGCCAAGGCAGGCGACAAGAAGACCGGCAAGGCGACCGTCAGCGACGAAGTCGACAACGAAGAGCTGAAGGGCAAAGAACTCGATCTCGAGGTCGAAGTCCTGGAAGTCAAGCGTTTGGAACTTCCCGAGATGGACGCCGAGTTCCTGAAGAAGATCGGCAACTTCGATAGCGAAGGAGATCTTCGCGACGTCGTCAAAGCCGACATGGAACGCCAGTTCAGCCTGCATCAGGAAAAGTCGCTGCGTGGCGCGATCACCGAGCAGCTGACCAAGGACGCCGAGTGGGATCTGCCGCCGGCGCTGCTTCGTCGTCAGGCGAACCGCGAAGTCGAACGCGCCATCCTCGAACTTCGTTCGTACGGCTTCGACGACGAAATGATCCGCGGTTACGAAAACACGCTTCGCCAGAACAGCCTGCAGTCGACCGAAAAGGCCCTGAAGGAACACTTCATTCTGGAACGGATCGCCGAAGAGGAATCGGTCGAAGACGCTCCGGCCGATTACGAACGGGAGATCATGCAGATTGCCGCTCAGCGTAATCAGTCGCCCCGTAGCGTTCGCGCTTACCTTGAGAAGCAAGGCCTGATGGACACGCTTCGCAACCAGATCATCGAACGCAAAGTGATCGAACTGATCTCGGGCGAAGCGAAGTTCACGGAAGTGCCGGCCGACGCCGACGCTCCGGCCAGCGTCGCTCCGGTCGAATTCGCCATCTCCGGCGCCCCGGCCGAAGGCGGAATTCCGGACGCTCAAGAGGAAGAAGGCGAAGACGCGTAA
- a CDS encoding PQQ-binding-like beta-propeller repeat protein yields MNHLRLFLLSIVVLTSANMLPAGDWPHWRGPNDLGAAEPGQSPPAEFSDTQNVLWKTPVPGRGHSSPTIIGDKVFLTTADVAAQTQSVLCFDRQTGKPVWSTIVNTGGLPREIHSHNTHATPTVACDAQQLFVVFNNHESAQLAALDLNGKILWKKQGPFSPEQYKFGYGPSPLLYDDLVIVAAEYEKGYIVALNKKNGDVAWKIDRPQISFSSPVVANIAGRDQMLISGLGKVCSFDPKSGKQLWAVDGPAIATCGTLVWQGDTVFASGGYPEKETMAVKADGSGKVLWRQGVRCYEQSLVAADGYVYAVSDDGIGYCWNAETGEEMWKKRLGGSVSSSPTLVGDLIYLFNERGKCFVFKTNPEKFELVAENQLGDEAYASPSFCDGKMFMRTADSTDGTRRETLYCIGE; encoded by the coding sequence ATGAATCACTTACGTCTCTTCCTCCTGAGTATCGTTGTTCTGACTTCGGCCAACATGCTGCCTGCCGGCGATTGGCCGCATTGGCGGGGGCCCAATGATCTCGGCGCCGCCGAGCCGGGACAAAGCCCACCAGCCGAGTTCAGCGACACGCAAAATGTGCTCTGGAAAACGCCCGTCCCAGGTCGCGGGCACTCTTCCCCCACCATCATTGGCGACAAGGTGTTTCTAACGACTGCCGACGTCGCCGCGCAAACGCAATCGGTGCTCTGCTTCGATCGCCAGACCGGCAAACCGGTTTGGAGCACCATCGTCAATACCGGCGGTTTGCCGCGTGAGATCCACTCCCACAACACGCACGCCACGCCGACGGTCGCCTGCGACGCCCAGCAACTGTTCGTCGTTTTCAACAATCATGAATCGGCACAACTGGCGGCCCTCGACCTCAATGGCAAGATCCTTTGGAAGAAGCAGGGGCCTTTTTCGCCGGAGCAATACAAGTTTGGCTACGGCCCCTCGCCGCTCCTCTACGACGACCTGGTGATCGTGGCGGCCGAATACGAAAAGGGGTACATCGTCGCGTTGAACAAGAAGAATGGGGACGTGGCCTGGAAGATTGATCGCCCGCAGATCAGCTTCTCTTCTCCCGTGGTCGCCAATATCGCCGGTCGCGATCAAATGCTCATCAGCGGTCTCGGCAAGGTCTGCAGCTTTGACCCCAAGAGCGGCAAACAACTGTGGGCGGTCGACGGTCCGGCGATCGCCACCTGCGGCACGTTGGTCTGGCAGGGCGATACGGTATTCGCCAGCGGCGGCTATCCCGAGAAAGAGACGATGGCGGTCAAAGCGGATGGTTCCGGCAAAGTCCTGTGGCGGCAAGGCGTTCGCTGCTACGAACAATCGCTGGTCGCCGCCGATGGCTATGTCTACGCGGTCAGCGACGACGGCATCGGCTATTGCTGGAACGCCGAGACTGGCGAAGAGATGTGGAAAAAGCGCCTAGGCGGGTCGGTAAGTTCCTCTCCGACGCTGGTCGGCGACTTGATCTACCTGTTCAACGAACGGGGAAAGTGCTTCGTCTTCAAGACGAACCCCGAAAAGTTCGAACTGGTCGCCGAAAACCAACTTGGCGACGAAGCGTACGCGTCGCCATCGTTCTGCGATGGCAAGATGTTCATGCGAACCGCCGACTCGACCGATGGAACCCGCAGAGAGACGCTCTACTGCATCGGCGAATAA